The sequence CGAGTGCTGCTGTGAGAGCAGGTGGAAGATTTAAGCATGGGTTAATTGGACCAGGTGTTGATGCTTCTCATTCATTTGAAAGAACTCATGTGATTTCTTTAGAAAATACTACAAAGCTTTGCATAGCATATATCTTAGAAAAAATAGAAAATCAATAATCTATAAAGGTTATGACATAAAATTAGTCATAACCTTTGTTTTTGGTTTATTTCAATGCAATAAATATATCTACAATCATATCACTCATATCCTCTGAATTATTACGGTATAATTCAAAATCATATGTGTAAGCTCTATCTAAGTTCATATTCCAAATTTTCATCCAGCCTTCTCCAACAGCTTTTTGAACATTCCCTCTTACTGTGAATTTTGCATATTTGCCAGATGGTATTATTATTTGTGACATCTCTTCATTTAAACTATCTGATTTCTTTACTTCACAGCCAATCATGAAATTATAAGGCTTTGTATAATCTCCTTCATAATCATAGTAAATTCCCATAACATTTGGTACTGCTTTATCTAATATTTCATTGTAAATATTTTTAACATTAAATTGATTCCACATTTCAGCTATGTCTTTTACTGCTTCTCCATTATTAATAATTTTTTTTGATATACCTACAATTTTTTTCTCTTCTAAAGTTATTATTTCATAATTCATATTATTATCCTCCCTTATTTGTTATATCTTATGATAACAAACAAAAGTGAACAACTATATGTCATGTTTTCTAAAATTTTGATTGTTTTTCATTAAAAAAATCATGTGCATCTTCAAGTAAAGGATGAATTATGTTTGCAGTTTTGTATAAATAATTAATAAACACATGTACTCCTTGTTCTAATGATTCATCTAAACCTTCCTTGACTTCTTTTATATAAGGCGGTGTTCCACTTTGATCCCACATTATTTTATCTGCTATAAATACTACCATATCTAATTTTGTTGGATTAGCTTTTAATGTCGTATGACATGATATTGCATCTAATATTTCTTTGTCTTTTACTGCAAACATTAAATTAGCAATTTCTTTTGAAAGCCTCTGGTGAATTAAATTTGGAAGTTCTCTTTCTTCATTAAATATTTTCATATTCAACGATTCTGCAACTTCTATTTTCTTGTTATTAGGAATAACTGCACTTATGTCATGAAAAAAACCTGCTATCTCAGCTTTATTTTCATCAACCCCAAAAACAATAGCTAATTCTTTAGCTTTCAAACCTACTTGTTTTACATGTTCAGCTACTATATGTTTCTCATATTTTTCTAAAATCCTAACACTTTCTTCTAACATGTTGTTATCTTTTATTACATTTTCGCTAAGTTCTTTTAATAATTTATGCATTTTTTACCCCCTTGTTATATATATTTTAGTTAATTGCAAAACTCTACACTATACATAAATTCAATGTTTACAGCTATGAAGCAACCCAGTTTTTCCCCCATAAAACAGTTGTAAAAATACCAATATAGTTACTAGGAAACCATCTCATGTTTCTTTGAAAGCGTGCCTTCAAGAGTTTGTTTCTTCATCGCTCTTAAGTAAAGAACCAAAATCTACGATTTTGAGTGAATCACTTACTGCTAGGAACGCAGTGAGTAGTGAGCTTCTTATTCATTTCAAAACGGGCTCTTGCCCAGCCGTCAAAGATTATGAGATGGATCCCTCGCCCACAACTTATAAGCTAAAATAGTTAATGTTATGTACATATTATATTTAAATTTTGCTTTGCAACTAACTATTATATGTTTTTTCTTCTTAAATAAACAAAAATGCGAAACTCATCGCATCTTTGTCTAAATTTTTAGCCTTTAGTATATAAAATTTCTTTAACTATATAATAAACCATACTTTTTTTATAAATTTAATAGTTTTTTAACAAACTTAATATTAATTTACTTAACTTATCAGCATCATGCCTAATATAATTCTTCTTTATATCAACCAAATAATCTTGAATTAGTGTTATACCCAAATCTTTTAATTGTTCATTATCTTTTTCTGTTAGTATTACAGGCTTAGCTCCGTCCTTTTTATAGTATTTTAATAATACTTGATTCGGTATATTCTCAGAGTTAGCTATTACGTAATCAATAATATTAAATTGAGAATGATTTAAAATACCTTTAACATGCTTTGTTACTGTATAATTATCTGTTTCACCAGGTTGTGTCATTACATTTGAGATATAAACACATTTTGCTTTAGATTTATCTATTGCCTTTGTTATCCCTTCGATTAGCAAATTGGGTATAATACTTGTAAAAAGACTTCCCGGTCCAAGTACTACAATATCTGCATCATGTATTGCTGTTATAGCTTCCTCAGATGGCTTGCATATCTCAGGCTCTATATACATCTGCTCAATATATACTTCATTTTCCATGCAGTACTCAGGTATATATGATTCTCCTTTTATTATAACATCATTATTTAAACGTGCTTTTAGTCTAACATCTTCTAATGTCATTGGCAGAACTTTCCCTGTTACTGCTAAAACGTTATTCATTTCTTTGATAGCTAATTCAAAGTTTCCGCATATTCCATTCATTGCTGCTATAAAAAGGTTACCAAAGCTTTGATTCTTTAAATTACCTTCTGTAAATCTATATTGTAATAGCTTTTCCATCATTGGTTCTGTGTTTGCTAATGCTAATAAACAACTCCTAATATCCCCGGGTGCTAACATTCCTAAATCTTCTCTTAAAATTCCTGAACTACCACCATCATCAGCTACGGTAACTATTGCAGTTATGTTTTTAGTATAATTTTTTAACCCTCTCAACAATACCGAAAGACCTGTACCACCACCTATTACAACTATCTTAGGCTGTTCTTGCATGTTAAATTCCTCCCTATATTAGGCATATTCAAAAAATAAACTAATCATTTTACTCGTTCTTTTGAATATTTTCGTTGTTACTCAATCACTTACATACAGTCAGTATGCGCGTAATTAAGTGCCTAGAAAATAATCAAAATCACTTCGTAATTTGACTTGTTTATTTTTTTCATATGCCTTAAACTAATACTTAAGCCTTTCTTTTATAGCTGTCTCTATGGTTTATTGCTACTTTATGACCATTACTTTTTAGATATTCGTACAAATAATTAGCAATTGTAACAGATCTATGCTTGCCACCAGTACACCCTATAGCTATCATCAATTGCATCTTTCCTTCTTTTATATAAAAAGGTATTAGAAAATCTATCATATCTGTAAGTTTATCAACGAATACCTTTGTCTCATTCCACTTCATTACATAGTCTTTCACTTTTTGATCATTACCTGTCATTGGACGCAATTCATCTACGTAATGTGGATTAGGTAAAAATCTTACATCAAATACCAAATCTGCATCGATAACAATTCCGTACTTATACCCAAATGATGAAATTGATACAATAAAATTATCTACTTCTTTTCCTTCTAAAAACAATTTCTTTATTTCTTCTTTTAACATGCCCGTTGTAAAATTACTAGTATTTATAATATAGTCTGATTTCTTTTTGACTTCTTCAAGTAAATTTCTTTCTTTGTTAATACCTTCTATAATGCTGCCCTGAGGATTTAATGGGTGTGGTCTTCTAAGCTCTTTATACCTATGAACTAAAACACTATCGTCACAGTCCAAAAACAATATTTTATATTCGTAACCATCTGCTTTTAATTCATCCAGATTCTCGAATAAATCGTTGAAAAATTTGCCACCTCTTATATCTACAACTAATGCTACTTCTTTTATTCTGTCTTTTGATTGTATATATAAATCAATAAACTTAGGTATTAATGATGGAGGTAGGTTGTCCATACAATAATACCCTATATCCTCCATTATCTTCATAGCTTGACTTTTCCCAGCTCCTGATAGTCCTGTTATTATAACAAATTGCATTTAATCACTCCTTAGTCAGTCTTTCTAGCATTTATTATCTTATCAACATCCAAATTTGCTGCAATCACCCTTTTTACTGATTCATCAAAATTTCCTACTCTACTGGGATGATGTGCATCACTGCCTAAAACAAATTTAACATCATATTTTGCAGCCTTTTTAATATTTTCGACAGTTAAATGTCCATGTTTAGAATTAATTTCAAGAGCTACTTTCTTTTCAGCTGCTCCTTTTGCTAAAAGGTCTATGTCAACATCAAGTTTTGCTCCCGGATGCGTTATGAAATCTATAGGATATTTATCCATAGCCATTAAAAGTGCTTTTGTATTTAGCTGTTTCATTTTTTCATTTATCCCTTTAAAAGTCTTCGCAAATGTATTTAATATAAATACTCTATAATTATCTTTTATATTATTCATTAAAACTCCATAGTGAAAACCAACTGCTATTATGTCAAAATAATTAATCATTTCATCATCTATATCAATGTCACCATTATAACTCACAATATTAGATTCTACCCCTAATAAGATTTCTATTTCTTGATATTTTTTATTATATTCATCTATTTCTTTCCTCATCTGCTTAAGTTTACTCTTATCTAGTCCAAATCCAATATGCCCCGGTCCATGGTCACAAATAGCGATTCTGCTTAATCCTTTACTAATTGCACTTTTAACATTATCTTCAATAGTACCTTTACCATGACTGTATATTGTATGTGTATGGTAATCAGCAAATATCTTCATATTACAATTCTCCTATTATTTTGACTTCTGTTTCAAGCATTACTCCAAATTTATCATTAACAGTTTTTTGAACTATTTTTATGAGATTCATTACATCTTCTGCTGTTGCATTACCTAAATTTACTATAAATCCACAATGTTTATCTGAAACTTGGGCATCTTTAAATCTCATTCCTTTTAATCCTGCTTCTTGTATTAATCTTGATGCATAATCGCCCTCAGGTCTTTTAAATGTGCTTCCTGCACTTGGTAAATGAAGTGGCTGCTTAGTAGTTCTTTTTACTGTTAACTCATCCATGTATACTTTTATTTCTTCATAATTACCTTTTTCTAATTCAAGTTCTACTTCTAAAACTATTAAATTATCATCTTGAGCCTTACTATTTCTATACCCAAAATTCAATTCATCATTATTATATATATATAAATTCCCTTTATTATCAACACATTTTACTTTTGTTACTATTTGACTCATCTCAAATCCATATGCACCTGCATTCATAGCTACAGCTCCACCTATAGATCCTGGTATACCACTTCCGCCTTCCATGCCGGTAAGTGAGCTTTTAAGCGCTATTTTAGCTACTGTTGATAGCAATGCTCCACACTGGACTTTTATATTATTACCATTTACTTTAATATCACTAATATTTTCAGCAAGCTTTATAACTACTCCTCTTATCCCTTTATCTGTAACTAATAAATTTGTTCCATTTCCAACTATGCAAAACTCAATCCCTAACTCATTACATACTTTTAAAACTAAAATTACATCTTCTATCTTCTTAGGTAAGACTAGCACATCTGCATTCCCACCAATCCTAAAATATGTATGTTTTTTCATTGGTTCATCAAGTAAAACTTCTCCACAAAAATCTCTATTCAATAATACTTCTTTTATATCTGATACTTTCAAACAATCAACTCCCGTATATATATTAACCTATTATATATTATTAACCAAATAATGTCTATGTTCTACCTAGATACTAAAAGTATATCTTTTTTTAATAATACTTACAAGGTGTTTAAATTAATAAATTATGTATGAAAATTTTCTACAAATGAAATTTTTTTAGCAAAAGTCAAAAAAAACTTCTTACAAATTTTGTTTGTAAGAAGTTTCCCTAATACCTACTTTAATATTTATATTTAATAAATGTATACATGTCTTTCATATGGAATAGGTTTTTTTATTGTACCATAAAATTCTTCTCTACTGCTAAAATCATATCCACTTGTAATTTCATGATAGTAACCATCTTCAAACGGTAATAATTCACGCATAACTTCTGGTATTTTATAATAGTCATCATTGTAATGATGAGGAGCACAGAAAGTGTGATATTGTAAGAACCTACCATCTGCTAACCAAACAGAGATATCAAACTCATAACTTAATCCATCAGGAACTGCAGGACTAGTTACGATTATATCAGTAACTTTTGTTTTTTTGTCATAAGTTTTATAAGGCACATAGTCTATAACAACTTCATATATATCATGGCAAAAACCTGAATATATGTTACAATACCTTGCATCAGCTGGTGCTCCTACTGGGAATGCGTAAGAAGTACCTTTTGAAATAGAATAAGATGAACTACTTGCATTATTCGTTGCAAGCGTTGTACTTACTGATGTATTAACCGAACTATTAACCGCCTTAAAACTAGCTGATGTACTGGTAGTTGTACTCCACTGTACAGAAGTGCTTCTTGTATCAGTATGAGTTTCTGTTACTGTTTTTGTTTGTCCAGGATATAAGCTTAATAAAAACTCTGATTGTACTAAAGTAAGGTCAGTAGATGTACGTTTAATATGCCTTATTCTCTGCTTGTATTTATTACCATTGCTGTCTGTTTTAATTTCATATCCTGCTGTAGAATTCTCATCATAAGGTATGCCTATGTAAATATC comes from Abyssisolibacter fermentans and encodes:
- the murB gene encoding UDP-N-acetylmuramate dehydrogenase; this translates as MKVSDIKEVLLNRDFCGEVLLDEPMKKHTYFRIGGNADVLVLPKKIEDVILVLKVCNELGIEFCIVGNGTNLLVTDKGIRGVVIKLAENISDIKVNGNNIKVQCGALLSTVAKIALKSSLTGMEGGSGIPGSIGGAVAMNAGAYGFEMSQIVTKVKCVDNKGNLYIYNNDELNFGYRNSKAQDDNLIVLEVELELEKGNYEEIKVYMDELTVKRTTKQPLHLPSAGSTFKRPEGDYASRLIQEAGLKGMRFKDAQVSDKHCGFIVNLGNATAEDVMNLIKIVQKTVNDKFGVMLETEVKIIGEL
- the yqeK gene encoding bis(5'-nucleosyl)-tetraphosphatase (symmetrical) YqeK: MHKLLKELSENVIKDNNMLEESVRILEKYEKHIVAEHVKQVGLKAKELAIVFGVDENKAEIAGFFHDISAVIPNNKKIEVAESLNMKIFNEERELPNLIHQRLSKEIANLMFAVKDKEILDAISCHTTLKANPTKLDMVVFIADKIMWDQSGTPPYIKEVKEGLDESLEQGVHVFINYLYKTANIIHPLLEDAHDFFNEKQSKF
- the rapZ gene encoding RNase adapter RapZ, which codes for MQFVIITGLSGAGKSQAMKIMEDIGYYCMDNLPPSLIPKFIDLYIQSKDRIKEVALVVDIRGGKFFNDLFENLDELKADGYEYKILFLDCDDSVLVHRYKELRRPHPLNPQGSIIEGINKERNLLEEVKKKSDYIINTSNFTTGMLKEEIKKLFLEGKEVDNFIVSISSFGYKYGIVIDADLVFDVRFLPNPHYVDELRPMTGNDQKVKDYVMKWNETKVFVDKLTDMIDFLIPFYIKEGKMQLMIAIGCTGGKHRSVTIANYLYEYLKSNGHKVAINHRDSYKRKA
- a CDS encoding PHP domain-containing protein; translated protein: MKIFADYHTHTIYSHGKGTIEDNVKSAISKGLSRIAICDHGPGHIGFGLDKSKLKQMRKEIDEYNKKYQEIEILLGVESNIVSYNGDIDIDDEMINYFDIIAVGFHYGVLMNNIKDNYRVFILNTFAKTFKGINEKMKQLNTKALLMAMDKYPIDFITHPGAKLDVDIDLLAKGAAEKKVALEINSKHGHLTVENIKKAAKYDVKFVLGSDAHHPSRVGNFDESVKRVIAANLDVDKIINARKTD
- a CDS encoding GyrI-like domain-containing protein; its protein translation is MNYEIITLEEKKIVGISKKIINNGEAVKDIAEMWNQFNVKNIYNEILDKAVPNVMGIYYDYEGDYTKPYNFMIGCEVKKSDSLNEEMSQIIIPSGKYAKFTVRGNVQKAVGEGWMKIWNMNLDRAYTYDFELYRNNSEDMSDMIVDIFIALK
- a CDS encoding gluconeogenesis factor YvcK family protein; translated protein: MQEQPKIVVIGGGTGLSVLLRGLKNYTKNITAIVTVADDGGSSGILREDLGMLAPGDIRSCLLALANTEPMMEKLLQYRFTEGNLKNQSFGNLFIAAMNGICGNFELAIKEMNNVLAVTGKVLPMTLEDVRLKARLNNDVIIKGESYIPEYCMENEVYIEQMYIEPEICKPSEEAITAIHDADIVVLGPGSLFTSIIPNLLIEGITKAIDKSKAKCVYISNVMTQPGETDNYTVTKHVKGILNHSQFNIIDYVIANSENIPNQVLLKYYKKDGAKPVILTEKDNEQLKDLGITLIQDYLVDIKKNYIRHDADKLSKLILSLLKNY